ATCACCGCGCTCCCTTTCCCTTTCTTCAGGATTGTATATTCACACAAGCATAACATTCTTTTGTGATTACATTAGAGGAAAATCAAACCGGCCTCCAACCTAATTCTCAATCCTCTCTCACTTTAATTTGAGTAGTCTTTCTAACCTAATAACAACTTAGCTAATAATCGTACATAAAAAATGTAAATTAAAACGTACAGGTAGATAAGTCGTCAGCTCTTGTAATTCATTGGGTGAGCACCAAAATCAGAACTACAAAAAGTAAATCCCAACTTCTAAATAAGGAAGTACTATCACTTTAATGGATAGTTATCAATGCAGTCACTCCATGGATTATCACTCTGTTGACCTAAATCGGAAAGTGACTTCCAAACAAGACTCCCTACCTTAAACCCAGTCCCAAACGCCAACATCCACACCCTATCTCCTTCCTTAATTCTCCGTTTGGCTTCAAAATAAGCCAACTCATAGAACACTAGACTACTCGAAGTGTTCCCAAATCGGTGCAAACTCATCCGAGCCGGCTCAGTCAACATGTCTCCCAATCGCAGAACCCTCCCCACCTGCTCGATCACAGCTTTCCCACCGGTATGGATACAAAAATGGTCAAAAGCTTTGGTGAAATCTGGGACAAATAGTGGTTTGAACTTGCTTTTGTTCCCCCATGTTGCTGCAGAGCAAAGGACCGAGTAGGCGTACATAGCAAGTTGATTCAATGGTAAAACTCGGGGAGCCAGAATCTTGATGTGCTCACGTAAATAGTTCCCTGCGACTGGAATCAAATCTTTAGTCAGAGCAAAACCTAGGTTGCCCTTATCATCTTCCTCTTGAAATGCAGCTTTATATGCTCGGTCGCTTGCTCCGTGGTGAGTTCGAAGAGACTGTATGAGTTCCATCTTGGCGACACGGCGACAACTCGGATCATTTGTAATCAACGCCGCAGCACAACCAACCCTAAAAATGCAGTTGGTTACCAGCATGGGACGACTATCACCAAAATACCAGTTCAAACTAATACTCTCGGTAATGACCACCAAGACGTATCCAATCTCTTTGCTCTTCTTTAGTAAGTTAGCAGCTAAATCGATTGATATCACACCAGAGCTACACCCCATGCCGCTTAGATTGTAGGTTTTTACGTCGGGTCTGAGCTGAAAACGGTTGACCATCAGCGACGAGAGAGAGGGCGCCGGAGAGAAGCTGCCACATGTCACGATCAGGGCGTTGATGAGAGACGGCTGGATGCCGGTTTTGGAAAGGAGTGAGCTCACGGCTGAGAACATGCCTTGCTGAGCTTCATCCATGGCGGACTCTAACTTGGCTTCGGGGTTGGATTGGAAAACGAACTTTGGCGCATAGGTTTCTTCTCCTAGGCCGGATTTGAGGAAGATTTTACGCATGAATCCTATGCTTTCCTCGGAGAAGCGATTCGTGCCGAGCACGAAGGATTCGGATGAGTGAACGTTACATTTCTGGTTAGGGTCTGGTTTGAAGCAGGAGAAGTCAAGGAGGAAGACGGGGTTGGGACGAGAGGAATAGTAGTAAAGACTAGCAATGCAAAGAAGCCAAATGCAGGACAAAGAGAGGGTGGAACATGAGAAGAGAAAGTGAAGGAGACTTAAGATTACTAAGACTCCCAAAATAGAAGCTTGGAGGGATTTGAAATGAGATGAGGATTTCATATTGGGATATCGGAATGTTGTGAAAAGGGTGAAAGAATATAGGTTATTTATATAGTAGTGTGAATAAACTGAAGGCTCATTGGCTTACAGCGTTACATGTT
The window above is part of the Fragaria vesca subsp. vesca linkage group LG2, FraVesHawaii_1.0, whole genome shotgun sequence genome. Proteins encoded here:
- the LOC101307175 gene encoding 3-ketoacyl-CoA synthase 1-like, with the protein product MDEAQQGMFSAVSSLLSKTGIQPSLINALIVTCGSFSPAPSLSSLMVNRFQLRPDVKTYNLSGMGCSSGVISIDLAANLLKKSKEIGYVLVVITESISLNWYFGDSRPMLVTNCIFRVGCAAALITNDPSCRRVAKMELIQSLRTHHGASDRAYKAAFQEEDDKGNLGFALTKDLIPVAGNYLREHIKILAPRVLPLNQLAMYAYSVLCSAATWGNKSKFKPLFVPDFTKAFDHFCIHTGGKAVIEQVGRVLRLGDMLTEPARMSLHRFGNTSSSLVFYELAYFEAKRRIKEGDRVWMLAFGTGFKVGSLVWKSLSDLGQQSDNPWSDCIDNYPLK